TCGCTTTGCTGGTTAATGAGCACTACTTCATCATAGATCTCATCAAACTCCAGGTTGCGTTTGCGGTCCATATAGCCGGTAGCGCAGAACTTGCAACTGAGCGAACAACCTATCTGTGACGACACACAAGCCGTTTTACGCTCGTCTGTTGGGATCAGCACACCTTCAACCAGGTGACCGTCTGTGCTGCGGAAACGCGATTTAATAGTGCCATCGGCGGAGTATTGGGTGGCATCTACAGTTAAAGCGGGCAATGAGAAGTTTTCAGCCAGTTTAGCGCGCAACTCCTTGCTGAGGTTGGTCATGGCCTCAAAAGAATGCGCCTGTTTGAGCCACAGCCATTCATACACCTGTTTGGCGCGGAATTTCTTCTCGCCCAATGTTTCAAAATATTGTTCCAGTTCACTGAGGCTCAGCTGCCTGATATTCTTATGCACCGTTTTTAACATGCCGCAAAGATACAACGACCGGGGCGGATTAGCTAACCAGCCCGGTCGTTGATAGGTAGTAATATGTATGTCAATGGGTTTTACACGCCAATACGGCTTGTTTTTAGCAAAACCTTAGTTTTTAGGCTCGGGAAACGTGGTGAGCGTGGTGGTGGGTTTTGCTGCGGGATGCTTTGAAAAATAGTCAAGGGTTACGGTAGTATCGGCCTTTAAAGACACGTGTTCATACTCATGCATCAGTTTGTTCAAAAGGATTGACAATTCTACCGGTTCTTTTTCAGACCCATACACAGTGCTTTTTATAAGCTTGCCACCGGCTTCAATGGCTACCGCACGGGTTTGTGCATCGGTATATCCTGCGCGATAAAATTCCTGCAGGGAATCGAGCGGCAGTTTATTGATCTGGTTAAGAATGGACTCATATTCGGCCGCGCTTAATTTACCACGGGAGCCTCCTTTTGGATCGGCAAACCGGTCGCCATAAAAAGTGAAGTTGCGGGCTGAATCTATTTCAAAATACATAGACGGACAGGTACCAAAACACGCGCCGCTGGCAAAGTAGATGGCAGATGGCTTTACGGTATTTTTCTTTTCGATCTTTTTAAGCGCGATCGTTTCTGCAGGAATACCATCGGTAGAGTCTGAGAACAATACCAGCGAGTCGTTGGTAAGCTTCAGAATGGTGTACTGATATTTTTGCTGGTATTTGTCCTGGGGGGCGCTTTGAATAAATAACGTATCATTTTTGATCGTATACTTAAGGTTGTTACCCCAGGGCTGGCTGTTGGTGCAAACAGAATCTTCAAAGCTGATGAACCGGCTGCGGGCATGAAAGTCATTTTTAATAGCTCCCTGCCAGTCACCCTTAAGGGAAGTGGTTTCGGCGGTGATCTGTTTTTGCTGCTGGCATGCAAAGAAAAGACCGGCAACAAGTAAATACATGGTTGGTTTCATAACGGAACGATTTGATGTAGGATGCACTGTTTTAGGATTTTTCATAAATGGGGGCGAAAATATGGTTATTTAGTTTGCTTACCATGAAGGCCGGCCTCTGCTATCTAAAATAAGTTGCGTTGTAGGAAAGGCAGCCGGGTGTTGTGAAAAGTACGCTTCGGTGACGGTGCTATCGGGACGCAACGATATATTTTTGTATGCATCTACCAGTTTGAAAAGTAATAGGGTAAGTTCTGGCGGCGCACTATTACTACGTCTATACGATCTACTTGTTATCAGCTTTCCTTCCCATTCAATGGCCATGCCCAGTGTGGCGTCATCAACATCTCCCATATATTTTTCCTTCAACATACTTATGGGCAGTTTATTGATTAAGGTAAGAATGGCAGCGTAATCGGCCTCGCTTATTTTGCCATGAAAGCCGCCCAGGTAAGCAAACTTTAAGTTTACTTTACCAAAAAAGCTGAAATTGCGAGCCGAGTCTATTTTTATATACATTTCAGGGCAACTACCATAACAAATGCCACTGGCAAAGTAAATAGCAGTTGGCTTAATGGTGTTTTGTTGTGTGATCCTTGCCATCGCCATTCTATTACTTTTATAATAACCATTGGGATAGGGAGATAACAATACCAGGGAATCGTTTGTGAATTTCACGATCGGAAATTGAATAGCTCTACTATATTCACTCTGGGGGTCGCGATTAATAAAAAGTGTATCGCGGTTGACGGTATAGCTTTGATGATGGCTTAGGAACAGGTCGCCGATGCCTATTGAATCGTCAAAGCTCATCCATCGGTAGTGAAATTCGTTTTTATCGTATGGACTTATACTTACTTCCTTCCATCCGCCAATAATAGACGGAGTTGCAGGTGTAGTAGGAGTAGAAGGGGTAGAAGAAGCCGTGGCAACAGTAAGTTGTTTTGGTTGATGGCAGGCCAGGAAAAGAAAACCAATAATCAGATAAAGGGTTTGTTTCATAGGGAAGGGTTGATATAAACTGCTCAGTTTTAAGGTTTTTAACAAAGAGAAACGAAAATATAGTTATTTACGGTTCCCATCTGTTTTAATGGATAATCTTTTGTTTACCAATTGAATTCTTTACAATTACTTTGCGTTCGCTCAAACAAAAAACTATATGAAGAAAGTATATGTCATAGATGCGGTAAGAACACCTATTGGAAAATATGGTGGCGCATTAAGTACCATACGCCCCGACGATCTGCTGGCCCATGTAATTAAATCAGTATTGCAACGCAATGCCTCCATTGATGTGAATGCGATTGAGGATGTGATTGCCGGCGATGCCAACCAGGCCGGGGAAGATAACCGGAACGTGGCCCGCATGGCGGCCCTGCTGGCTGGTTTACCTGTTACCGTACCCGGTAATACCGTTAACCGGCTATGCGCCTCTGGCTTACAGGCCATCCAGGATGCCGCCCGCGCCATTATGTGTGGCGATGGCGACCTGCTGATTGCCGGCGGGGTAGAAAGTATGACCCGAGCCCCCTTTGTTCAGTTGAAATCATCTGGCGCCTGGAACCGTACACCCGAA
The Niastella koreensis GR20-10 genome window above contains:
- a CDS encoding DUF6438 domain-containing protein, which encodes MKPTMYLLVAGLFFACQQQKQITAETTSLKGDWQGAIKNDFHARSRFISFEDSVCTNSQPWGNNLKYTIKNDTLFIQSAPQDKYQQKYQYTILKLTNDSLVLFSDSTDGIPAETIALKKIEKKNTVKPSAIYFASGACFGTCPSMYFEIDSARNFTFYGDRFADPKGGSRGKLSAAEYESILNQINKLPLDSLQEFYRAGYTDAQTRAVAIEAGGKLIKSTVYGSEKEPVELSILLNKLMHEYEHVSLKADTTVTLDYFSKHPAAKPTTTLTTFPEPKN
- a CDS encoding DUF6438 domain-containing protein, encoding MKQTLYLIIGFLFLACHQPKQLTVATASSTPSTPTTPATPSIIGGWKEVSISPYDKNEFHYRWMSFDDSIGIGDLFLSHHQSYTVNRDTLFINRDPQSEYSRAIQFPIVKFTNDSLVLLSPYPNGYYKSNRMAMARITQQNTIKPTAIYFASGICYGSCPEMYIKIDSARNFSFFGKVNLKFAYLGGFHGKISEADYAAILTLINKLPISMLKEKYMGDVDDATLGMAIEWEGKLITSRSYRRSNSAPPELTLLLFKLVDAYKNISLRPDSTVTEAYFSQHPAAFPTTQLILDSRGRPSW